From Polyodon spathula isolate WHYD16114869_AA chromosome 24, ASM1765450v1, whole genome shotgun sequence, one genomic window encodes:
- the si:dkey-24l11.2 gene encoding uncharacterized protein si:dkey-24l11.2: MENQEEPSPEPQTEKENRKQTVPSSTGSNPTAERVCRFYSQGRHCHFGRRCRFLHQWVEAKEILNGAENKTDNTLSSNPSEDGTLDDSANTVLEYPEQVQNTGQASTIRDVSSKCDQLSLSNKTSSGRKENSRRPCRYFLSGNCAMEDRCRFWHPEQLPSLKDDSDQRERKRDTERPWPPIVRPSVIREEVKLSELTEELSKQLRETEINQLSKRFPKDKLIVQEREDGKVTYYRVTVQPTDPDWPFDLKDIDIMVSFPDEYPVQVFSLEIPEDQDLPSVMGRHVCKASEEWVQAKHATNELMGKVELLFRPFLRWLDRNLEKLFTEGARLLKRDIEAERSGIEFVPYEQLKVPSPAASTERTADPSESCGEEDSDAASHSDCEGEQEESCEADGPSSGVDCDGEATSHCVENVKSTEPRKGTEVKLMGLHLGEGTATVVASRITVSLQCSRCKITADLTMARDHPYTAQCEKCNAHISATFRPSMLHHYSAVLGYLDLSAAVPVDLVLQDCELVVGCLSCSKEEPLQNVLYGQNKEFNCLHCHSKLSILVETTRFQYLQPRSRNEKGDKGSLQQRPKFHRDPAVQPGKPLPLKGTCRHYKQSYRWLRFPCCGRAYPCDTCHDEDQNHEMELATRMICGYCAKEQPYTSGKPCLSCGSMVTRGPHSSHWEGGQGCRNKIKMCRSDRQKYTNTRKTVSRKSASQQK; encoded by the exons ATGGAAAACCAAGAAGAGCCTTCTCCAGAAccacaaacagaaaaggaaaatcGGAAGCAGACAGTTCCTTCCAGTACCGGCAGCAACCCCACGGCTGAGCGGGTCTGTCGATTCTACTCGCAGGGAAGACACTGCCACTTTGGGAGAAGATGCAGATTTCTCCATCAGTGGGTAGAAGCAAAAGAGATTTTGAACGGAGCTGAAAACAAAACCGATAATACTTTAAGCAGCAATCCCAGTGAAGATGGGACACTTGACGATTCTGCGAATACGGTTCTTGAATACCCCGAGCAGGTTCAAAATACAGGTCAAGCCTCGACCATCAGGGATGTTTCAAGCAAGTGCGACCAGCTGTCTTTGAGCAACAAGACTTCTTCAGGTAGAAAAGAAAACTCAAGGAGGCCATGTCGTTATTTTTTGTCTGGTAACTGTGCCATGGAAGACAGGTGCCGGTTTTGGCACCCGGAACAGCTGCCTTCTCTTAAAGACGACTcggatcagagagagagaaaaagagatacTGAAAGACCATGGCCTCCAATAGTGCGACCCTCTGTGATCCGGGAGGAGGTGAAGTTAAGTGAGTTGACAGAAGAGCTGTCCAAGCAGCTACGGGAGACTGAGATCAACCAACTGAGTAAAAGGTTCCCGAAGGACAAACTGATTGTCCAAGAACGAGAAGATGGCAAAGTGACCTATTATCGAGTTACTGTACAACCTACCGATCCAGACTGG ccCTTTGACTTGAAAGACATAGACATCATGGTTAGCTTCCCAGATGAGTACCCAGTACAA gtGTTTTCTTTGGAAATCCCAGAGGACCAAGATTTACCATCTGTTATGGGGAG GCATGTGTGCAAAGCATCAGAGGAATGGGTGCAAGCTAAACACGCCACTAATGAACTGATGGGAAAGGTAGAGCTTCTGTTCCGCCCATTTCTGCGATGGCTGGATCGCAATTTGGAGAAGCTTTTTACAGAAGGAGCCAGACTG CTGAAGAGAGATATTGAGGCAGAACGATCAGGCATAGAGTTTGTTCCATACGAGCAGCTGAAAGTACCGTCTCCCGCTGCCTCCACTGAGCGCACAGCAGACCCTTCAGAGAGCTGCGGAGAAGAAGACAGTGATGCAGCTAGCCACAGTGACTGTGAAGGGGAACAAGAGGAGAGCTGTGAGGCTGATGGTCCCTCCTCTGGGGTGGATTGTGACGGAGAGGCTACAAGTCACTGTGTGGAGAATGTGAAGAGCACCGAACCCAGGAAGGGTACGGAGGTGAAGCTGATGGGTCTGCATCTGGGTGAAGGGACAGCCACAGTGGTGGCCAGTCGGATCACTGTATCATTACAGTGCAGCAG gTGTAAGATTACAGCCGACCTGACCATGGCAAGGGATCACCCCTACACAGCCCAGTGTGagaagtgcaatgcacacatcaGTGCCACTTTCCGCCCCAGCATGCTTCATCATTACTCTGCTGTCCTGGGCTATCTGGACCTGAGTGCCGCGGTCCCAGTGGACCTAGTGCTGCAGGACTGTGAGCTTGTGGTGGGCTGCCTCAGCTGTTCCAAGGAGGAGCCATTGCAG aacgTGTTGTACGGTCAGAACAAAGAGTTCAACTGCCTGCATTGTCATAGCAAGCTGAGTATACTGGTGGAGACGACTAGATTTCAGTACCTCCAGCCGCGCTCCAGAAACGAAAAAG GAGACAAAGGCTCTCTTCAGCAGAGACCGAAATTTCACAGAGACCCTGCTGTGCAGCCTGGGAAACCACTCCCTTTAAAAGGGACCTGCAGACATTACAAACAGAGCTACCGCTGGCTGCG GTTTCCTTGCTGTGGGAGAGCGTACCCTTGTGATACATGCCATGATGAAGACCAGAACCATGAGATGGAGCTGGCCACCAGAATGATATGTGGCTACTGTGCGAAAGAGCAA CCCTATACCAGCGGGAAGCCCTGTCTCTCCTGTGGAAGCATGGTGACAAGGGGACCGCACTCCAGTCACTGGGAAGGAGGCCAGGGATGCAggaacaaaattaaaatgtgcag GAGTGACCGACAAAAGTATACAAATACAAGAAAAACTGTGTCCCGTAAATCAGCAAGCCAgcaaaagtaa